Proteins encoded together in one Triticum dicoccoides isolate Atlit2015 ecotype Zavitan chromosome 7B, WEW_v2.0, whole genome shotgun sequence window:
- the LOC119337305 gene encoding uncharacterized protein LOC119337305, translating to MHSQSVGHSDPVPIPSYCRIGHSLYITSRNNTSSILLHQSRQDLALLPSFLPQSAYGTRSSDQPAGSMAPPEYVQIVGQAQPACVTAPLPVVWLEGDVLAEYVQFLKEAEEAAAPPLPGVKWLEGDVLAEYVQFLKEAEEAAAPPLPGVKWLEGDVLANFLQFLGQDEQVVHYGSDNSSSGSNDGDSMCEDEDDDEEEMAYLLRHITSLPAFMARAAAATSV from the coding sequence ATGCACTCTCAGTCCGTCGGGCACTCAGACCCGGTACCGATACCGAGTTACTGTCGCATCGGCCACTCTTTATACATAACCTCAAGGAACAACACTAGCTCAATCCTCCTCCATCAATCGCGTCAGGACCTAGCTCTTCTTCCTTCCTTTCTCCCACAATCTGCATACGGGACGAGGAGCAGCGACCAGCCGGCCGGCAGCATGGCGCCCCCGGAGTACGTGCAGATCGTCGGACAGGCACAGCCGGCGTGCGTGACGGCGCCGCTCCCGGTGGTCTGGCTGGAGGGGGACGTCCTCGCAGAGTACGTGCAGTTCCTCAAAGAGGCCGAGGAGGCCGCAGCACCGCCGCTTCCCGGCGTCAAGTGGCTGGAGGGGGACGTCCTCGCCGAGTACGTGCAGTTCCTCAAagaggcggaggaggccgcagcACCGCCGCTGCCCGGCGTTAAGTGGCTGGAGGGGGACGTCCTCGCCAACTTCCTGCAGTTTCTCGGACAGGACGAGCAGGTCGTGCACTACGGCAGCGACAACAGCAGCAGCGGAAGCAACGACGGCGACTCCATGTGTGAGgacgaagatgacgacgaggaggagatggCGTATCTGCTGCGGCACATCACGAGCCTCCCGGCGTTCATGGCGCGCGCGGCGGCCGCCACCTCGGTGTAA